One Amycolatopsis thermophila DNA segment encodes these proteins:
- the rpsO gene encoding 30S ribosomal protein S15, with protein sequence MALSTDEKKSILTEYGLHESDTGSPEAQVALLTKRIIGLTEHLKTHKHDHHSRRGLLLLVGRRRRLLNYVMKVDIERYRSLIQRLGLRR encoded by the coding sequence GTGGCGCTGTCCACCGACGAGAAGAAGTCGATCCTGACCGAGTACGGTCTGCACGAGTCCGACACCGGGTCCCCGGAGGCCCAGGTCGCGCTGCTCACCAAGCGGATCATCGGTCTCACCGAGCATCTCAAGACGCACAAGCACGACCACCACTCCCGTCGCGGCCTGTTGCTGCTGGTCGGCCGTCGCCGCCGGCTGCTCAACTACGTGATGAAGGTGGACATCGAACGCTACCGGTCGCTGATCCAGCGACTCGGCTTGCGCCGATGA
- a CDS encoding 2'-5' RNA ligase family protein, which yields MAVFSAILPPAPVVEALAARVARLPRTDGTRWSAPESWHVTLAFYGEDDPAGRADWLRPRLAGMPAPRIWLEGAGTFAHVLYLGVYGEGITELGLAAGAGDEGRPYLPHLTLACTRGEVPRELPARLADYRSEMWTAAEAVLMRSQRTAEGARYVVVERFPLSQQAR from the coding sequence GTGGCGGTGTTCTCCGCGATCCTGCCGCCCGCCCCGGTCGTCGAAGCGCTGGCGGCCCGGGTGGCCCGGCTGCCCCGCACCGACGGGACGCGGTGGAGCGCGCCGGAGAGCTGGCACGTCACGCTCGCCTTCTACGGCGAGGACGACCCCGCCGGGCGGGCCGACTGGCTGCGGCCGCGGCTGGCGGGAATGCCCGCCCCGCGGATCTGGTTGGAAGGAGCAGGGACCTTCGCCCACGTCCTCTACCTGGGGGTGTACGGCGAAGGGATCACCGAGCTGGGCCTGGCCGCCGGAGCCGGCGACGAGGGCCGCCCGTACCTGCCGCACCTGACCCTGGCGTGCACGCGCGGGGAGGTGCCGCGGGAGCTGCCGGCGCGGCTGGCGGACTACCGTAGCGAGATGTGGACGGCCGCGGAAGCGGTGCTCATGCGTTCGCAGCGCACCGCCGAAGGCGCCCGGTACGTGGTGGTCGAGCGCTTCCCGTTGTCCCAGCAGGCCAGGTAG